The proteins below are encoded in one region of Silene latifolia isolate original U9 population chromosome 2, ASM4854445v1, whole genome shotgun sequence:
- the LOC141643576 gene encoding DEAD-box ATP-dependent RNA helicase 16 isoform X4, with amino-acid sequence MTSFLKEGKDVLARAKTGSGKTFAYLLPLLHKLFSGSISSNFMGPTAFVVVPTTELCQQVYSELMSLVELCRVQLKVAKLTRNMPNTQLKQALSGPPDVLVATPSCVHKCLSAGFLQPKAIQDSLSMLIFDEADLLLSQGYEDDVRAIIAHVPRRCQCLLMSATSRYDDVEKLKKLILHNPYILTLPEEDGGKDEIIPNSVDQFWISCSAPDKFVYILALLKLDLVPKKVLLFTNTIDMGFRLKLFLEKFRIRAAVLNAELPQNSRLHIIEEFNAGLFDYLIAIDDGETYTKGQEAAGKDVPAAEVKNSKKQRKQKLDAEFGVVRGIDFKNVYTVINFEMPATAEGYIHRIGRTGRACNTGASVSLVSPEEMEAFKALKSTLAEHRSGEGDFIDPFPLPMHNVVEALRYRAESQGRSVTRTAIVEARKQDIRNEILNSEELTANLQANNPRDLDILKHDKDLSKKESASYLGAEPPEYILDATTQELIRNMKLDRRAALGNEKPSQYPSRKRRFRKNKDPLKAISTKGFKQRNRMRRKGSKKE; translated from the exons ATGACTTCCTTTTTAAAA GAAGGCAAGGATGTACTTGCTAGAGCAAAGACAGGGTCAGGAAAGACTTTTGCTTATTTACTTCCATTACTCCATAAGCTGTTCTCCGGTTCGATTTCGAGTAATTTTATGGGTCCGACTGCTTTTGTAGTTGTTCCTACTACGGAATTATGTCAGCAG GTTTATTCGGAACTTATGTCGCTTGTAGAGTTGTGTAGAGTTCAATTGAAAGTTGCCAAGCTTACTCGCAACATGCCTAATACTCAGTTG AAACAAGCGTTGTCCGGGCCTCCTGATGTTCTGGTGGCAACTCCATCTTGTGTACATAAATGTTTGTCTGCAGGATTTCTGCAACCTAAAGCCATCCAAGACTCGCTTTCCATGCTCATTTTTGACgag GCAGATCTTCTTTTGTCACAAGGCTATGAAGATGATGTCAGGGCAATCATAGCTCATGTCCCGAGACGTTGCCAGTGCCTTCTGATGTCTGCTACTTCCAG ATATGATGATGTTGAGAAGCTAAAGAAGCTTATTCTACACAATCCTTATATTTTGACACTGCCAGAAGAGGACGGTGGCAAAGATGAGATCATACCAAACAGCGTGGATCAATTCTGG ATATCTTGCAGTGCCCCTGATAAATTTGTCTACATTTTAGCTCTCTTAAAGTTGGATCTAGTTCCTAAAAAGGTGCTGCTTTTTACAAATACAATTGACATGGGATTTAGGCTGAAGCTCTTTTTGGAAAAG TTTCGGATCAGGGCAGCTGTTCTGAATGCCGAGTTACCTCAAAATTCACGTCTACATATCATCGAG GAGTTCAATGCTGGATTGTTTGATTACCTAATTGCAATTGACGATGGCGAAACATATACCAAAGGGCAGGAAGCTGCTGGAAAAGATGTTCCAGCTGCCGAGGTGAAAAATTCCAAGAAACAACGGAAGCAAAAGTTGGATGCTGAATTTGGTGTAGTGAGAGGCATTGACTTCAAGAATGTTTACACA GTTATAAACTTTGAGATGCCTGCAACTGCTGAAGGATACATACATCGTATTGGACGCACAGGACGAGCATGTAATACAGGAGCATCAGTTTCTCTT GTCTCTCCAGAGGAGATGGAAGCTTTTAAAGCACTGAAATCTACATTAGCTGAGCACAGAAGCGGAGAAGGAGACTTCATTGATCCTTTTCCTTTGCCCATGCATAATGTGGTGGAGGCGTTAAGATATCGAGCAGAG AGTCAAGGAAGGAGTGTCACACGAACTGCTATAGTAGAAGCGCGTAAACAGGATATTCGGAATGAAATTCTCAACTCTGAAGA GTTGACTGCCAACCTTCAAGCTAATAATCCTCGAGACTTGG ATATTTTGAAGCATGACAAAGATCTAAGCAAGAAGGAATCGGCTTCATACTTGGGTGCTGAACCACCCGAATATATACTAGATGCAACCACACAAGAATTAATCAGGAACATGAAACTTGATCGACGAGCAGCCTTGGGAAATGAAAAACCAAGTCAGTATCCAAGCCGAAAGAGAAGATTTAGGAAAAACAAAGATCCTCTCAAGGCAATATCAACTAAG GGATTCAAACAACGTAACAGGATGAGAAGGAAAGGTAGCAAAAAGGAATGA
- the LOC141641735 gene encoding F-box/kelch-repeat protein At3g06240-like, which translates to MFPEEIMIEILIRLPTKCIGRFRLVSKPWRHLLSGLPFIKAHLQQTKKLMDDNALLMLVYRHCNTLYSATLFHHLDYENIALVRELIFDVTPYFWPEGMPSCDGLILINPANYGRMLINPTTKETRELCESPYALDSFCSFTMYGLGYDHVSDDYKVVTISYYRHDHDEYCRHTSDEMFVNIYSVRNGTWKEDEGSAYNLYDGYVTTGVFVGGYIHWIVSRNSDNSTTMIGFNLAQEKFEEVAVPSSVDGDRFVFDRLVLLGGCLSMFHYRSENQTDIWVMKKYGVKQSWTKISIVDHWWSRFVPLLYMPEKREMMMVTTSNENLAIYNLDTATYGGSSLYGVIDGFLMHGKLSDFHIVGSFVETLVSPYYNCTRLAIGKCYRTRPSNFWNL; encoded by the coding sequence ATGTTCCCAGAAGAGATCATGATCGAAATACTGATTCGCTTACCAACAAAATGTATTGGCCGTTTCCGTCTTGTTTCGAAACCATGGCGACATCTCCTTTCCGGACTACCCTTCATCAAAGCTCACCTTCAGCAAACCAAAAAACTAATGGATGATAATGCGTTACTGATGCTCGTGTATCGGCATTGTAATACGCTTTATAGCGCCACCTTATTTCACCACTTGGACTACGAAAATATCGCTTTGGTTCGGGAGCTTATTTTTGACGTAACGCCTTATTTTTGGCCTGAGGGTATGCCTTCTTGTGATGGATTGATTTTAATTAATCCTGCTAACTACGGCAGGATGTTGATCAACCCAACTACTAAAGAGACTCGAGAGTTGTGTGAATCACCGTATGCTCTTGACTCTTTTTGTAGTTTCACTATGTATGGACTCGGGTATGATCATGTTAGTGACGATTACAAGGTTGTCACAATTTCTTATTATAGACATGACCATGACGAATATTGTCGACATACGTCTGATGAGATGTTTGTTAATATCTATTCGGTTAGAAATGGTACGTGGAAAGAGGACGAGGGTTCCGCGTATAATCTTTATGATGGTTATGTTACGACTGGTGTTTTTGTGGGTGGGTATATACATTGGATTGTTAGTAGGAATTCCGATAACTCGACTACTATGATCGGGTTTAATTTGGCCCAAGAGAAGTTTGAAGAAGTAGCAGTACCTAGTTCAGTTGATGGGGACCGCTTTGTATTTGATCGCCTTGTACTGCTTGGAGGATGTCTCTCCATGTTTCATTATCGGTCGGAAAATCAAACGGATATTTGGGTGATGAAGAAATATGGTGTTAAGCAATCTTGGACTAAAATCTCGATTGTGGACCATTGGTGGTCAAGATTTGTGCCATTGCTATATATGCCAGAGAAACGGGAAATGATGATGGTGACTACGTCCAACGAGAATTTGGCGATATACAATTTGGATACTGCAACGTATGGAGGTAGTTCATTATATGGTGTAATTGACGGGTTTCTGATGCATGGTAAATTAAGCGATTTTCATATTGTAGGGAGCTTCGTTGAAACTCTTGTCTCGCCTTACTACAATTGCACAAGGCTAGCTATTGGCAAGTGTTATCGCACTAGGCCTTCTAATTTTTGGAACCTCTAA
- the LOC141643579 gene encoding squalene monooxygenase SE1-like, with protein MDMVVIDDYVVSIIVATLLGFVIVILFTVFRRRKFGENDGGLIRTEVVRSSGDGDPDVIVVGAGVAGAALAHTLAKDGRRVHVIERDLSEPDRIVGELLQPGGYLKLMELGLEDCVGDIDAQRVVGYGIFKDGKNIRLSYPLEQFTLDVAGRSFHNGRFIQRMREKSALLPNVRLEQGTVTSLLEEKGVVKGVQYKTKNGDEVKAYAPLTIVCDGCFSNLRRSLCSPKVEVPSHFVGLILENCQLPFSNHGHVILADPSPILFYQISSTEVRCLVDVPAGQKLPSIASGEMAKYLKTVVAPQVPPEIYESFIAAVDKSNIRTMPNRSMPATPQPTPGAILMGDAFNMRHPLTGGGMTVALSDIVILRDLLRPLKNLNNSEALCKYLESFYTLRKPVASTINTLAGALYKVFCASSDDAHTEMREACFDYLSLGGECSSGPIALLSGLNPRPLTLVAHFFAVAVYGVGRLLLPFPSPQRLWLGVRLLTGAAGIIFPIMKAEGLRQVFFPATVPAYYRRLQVR; from the exons ATGGATATGGTTGTTATTGATGATTACGTTGTTTCTATTATTGTAGCGACTTTACTAGGGTTTGTGATTGTGATTCTGTTTACGGTATTTCGGCGTCGGAAATTTGGGGAGAATGACGGTGGTTTGATACGTACCGAGGTTGTTCGGAGCTCCGGTGATGGTGATCCGGACGTCATTGTTGTTGGTGCTGGTGTTGCTGGTGCTGCTCTTGCTCATACTCTTGCTAAG GATGGTCGACGAGTCCACGTGATTGAGAGGGACTTGAGTGAGCCTGACAGGATTGTTGGTGAACTGCTACAACCAGGAGGTTACCTGAAATTGATGGAACTGGGCCTTGAAG ATTGTGTTGGTGATATTGATGCTCAAAGAGTGGTCGGGTATGGTATATTTAAAGATGGCAAGAACATAAGACTGTCTTATCCCTTGGAACAATTTACTTTAGACGTGGCTGGGCGGAGCTTCCACAATGGCCGTTTCATACAGAGGATGCGAGAAAAAAGCGCTTTGCTTCCCAA TGTACGGCTGGAGCAGGGAACAGTTACATCTTTGCTTGAAGAAAAGGGAGTGGTTAAGGGAGTTCAGTATAAGACTAAGAACGGTGATGAAGTGAAGGCATATGCCCCTCTGACTATTGTGTGTGATGGCTGCTTCTCGAATTTGAGACGATCTCTTTGCTCGCCTAAG GTCGAAGTGCCATCACATTTCGTGGGGTTAATTCTGGAGAACTGCCAATTACCATTTTCAAATCATGGCCATGTCATCTTAGCAGATCCATCGCCTATTCTGTTTTATCAAATTAGCAGTACAGAAGTCCGCTGTTTGGTCGATGTGCCAGCAGGACAGAAGTTGCCTTCTATAGCTAGTGGTGAAATGGCCAAGTATCTAAAGACTGTGGTAGCTCCTCAG GTTCCTCCTGAAATATATGAATCATTCATAGCAGCCGTTGACAAGAGTAATATTAGGACAATGCCCAACAGAAGCATGCCTGCTACTCCTCAGCCTACACCTGGTGCCATTCTAATGGGTGATGCTTTCAACATGCGTCATCCTTTAACAGGAGGAGGGATGACGGTGGCATTGTCCGACATCGTGATATTGCGAGATCTTCTGAGGCCTTTGAAGAACCTCAATAATTCAGAAGCATTGTGCAAATATCTGGAGTCTTTCTACACCTTGCGTAAG CCTGTGGCATCCACAATAAATACTCTGGCGGGAGCCCTCTACAAGGTGTTTTGTGCTTCATCTGATGACGCTCACACGGAAATGCGTGAGGCATGCTTTGACTACCTTAGCCTTGGAGGCGAGTGCTCTAGTGGTCCAATTGCCTTACTTTCTGGGCTGAACCCTCGTCCACTGACCTTAGTTGCACACTTCTTTGCTGTGGCTGTGTATGGTGTTGGTCGTCTGTTGCTGCCTTTTCCTTCTCCACAGCGCCTTTGGCTTGGTGTACGATTGCTAACA GGCGCAGCAGGCATCATCTTCCCAATAATGAAGGCAGAAGGACTTCGTCAAGTGTTTTTCCCGGCAACTGTTCCAGCATACTATAGACGCCTTCAAGTTAGGTGA
- the LOC141643576 gene encoding DEAD-box ATP-dependent RNA helicase 16 isoform X3 yields MAKEIELDEEQSFEDIGLDPRLIRALTKKGLQTPTPIQRVAIPLILEGKDVLARAKTGSGKTFAYLLPLLHKLFSGSISSNFMGPTAFVVVPTTELCQQVYSELMSLVELCRVQLKVAKLTRNMPNTQLKQALSGPPDVLVATPSCVHKCLSAGFLQPKAIQDSLSMLIFDEADLLLSQGYEDDVRAIIAHVPRRCQCLLMSATSRYDDVEKLKKLILHNPYILTLPEEDGGKDEIIPNSVDQFWISCSAPDKFVYILALLKLDLVPKKVLLFTNTIDMGFRLKLFLEKFRIRAAVLNAELPQNSRLHIIEEFNAGLFDYLIAIDDGETYTKGQEAAGKDVPAAEVKNSKKQRKQKLDAEFGVVRGIDFKNVYTVINFEMPATAEGYIHRIGRTGRACNTGASVSLVSPEEMEAFKALKSTLAEHRSGEGDFIDPFPLPMHNVVEALRYRAESQGRSVTRTAIVEARKQDIRNEILNSEELTANLQANNPRDLDILKHDKDLSKKESASYLGAEPPEYILDATTQELIRNMKLDRRAALGNEKPSQYPSRKRRFRKNKDPLKAISTKGFKQRNRMRRKGSKKE; encoded by the exons ATGGCGAAAGAAATTGAACTAGACGAAGAACAAAGCTTCGAAGATATCGGTCTCGACCCTCGATTAATTCGCGCTCTTACAAAAAAAGGCCTTCAAACTCCTACTCCTATTCAACGCGTCGCTATCCCCCTTATTCTC GAAGGCAAGGATGTACTTGCTAGAGCAAAGACAGGGTCAGGAAAGACTTTTGCTTATTTACTTCCATTACTCCATAAGCTGTTCTCCGGTTCGATTTCGAGTAATTTTATGGGTCCGACTGCTTTTGTAGTTGTTCCTACTACGGAATTATGTCAGCAG GTTTATTCGGAACTTATGTCGCTTGTAGAGTTGTGTAGAGTTCAATTGAAAGTTGCCAAGCTTACTCGCAACATGCCTAATACTCAGTTG AAACAAGCGTTGTCCGGGCCTCCTGATGTTCTGGTGGCAACTCCATCTTGTGTACATAAATGTTTGTCTGCAGGATTTCTGCAACCTAAAGCCATCCAAGACTCGCTTTCCATGCTCATTTTTGACgag GCAGATCTTCTTTTGTCACAAGGCTATGAAGATGATGTCAGGGCAATCATAGCTCATGTCCCGAGACGTTGCCAGTGCCTTCTGATGTCTGCTACTTCCAG ATATGATGATGTTGAGAAGCTAAAGAAGCTTATTCTACACAATCCTTATATTTTGACACTGCCAGAAGAGGACGGTGGCAAAGATGAGATCATACCAAACAGCGTGGATCAATTCTGG ATATCTTGCAGTGCCCCTGATAAATTTGTCTACATTTTAGCTCTCTTAAAGTTGGATCTAGTTCCTAAAAAGGTGCTGCTTTTTACAAATACAATTGACATGGGATTTAGGCTGAAGCTCTTTTTGGAAAAG TTTCGGATCAGGGCAGCTGTTCTGAATGCCGAGTTACCTCAAAATTCACGTCTACATATCATCGAG GAGTTCAATGCTGGATTGTTTGATTACCTAATTGCAATTGACGATGGCGAAACATATACCAAAGGGCAGGAAGCTGCTGGAAAAGATGTTCCAGCTGCCGAGGTGAAAAATTCCAAGAAACAACGGAAGCAAAAGTTGGATGCTGAATTTGGTGTAGTGAGAGGCATTGACTTCAAGAATGTTTACACA GTTATAAACTTTGAGATGCCTGCAACTGCTGAAGGATACATACATCGTATTGGACGCACAGGACGAGCATGTAATACAGGAGCATCAGTTTCTCTT GTCTCTCCAGAGGAGATGGAAGCTTTTAAAGCACTGAAATCTACATTAGCTGAGCACAGAAGCGGAGAAGGAGACTTCATTGATCCTTTTCCTTTGCCCATGCATAATGTGGTGGAGGCGTTAAGATATCGAGCAGAG AGTCAAGGAAGGAGTGTCACACGAACTGCTATAGTAGAAGCGCGTAAACAGGATATTCGGAATGAAATTCTCAACTCTGAAGA GTTGACTGCCAACCTTCAAGCTAATAATCCTCGAGACTTGG ATATTTTGAAGCATGACAAAGATCTAAGCAAGAAGGAATCGGCTTCATACTTGGGTGCTGAACCACCCGAATATATACTAGATGCAACCACACAAGAATTAATCAGGAACATGAAACTTGATCGACGAGCAGCCTTGGGAAATGAAAAACCAAGTCAGTATCCAAGCCGAAAGAGAAGATTTAGGAAAAACAAAGATCCTCTCAAGGCAATATCAACTAAG GGATTCAAACAACGTAACAGGATGAGAAGGAAAGGTAGCAAAAAGGAATGA
- the LOC141643576 gene encoding DEAD-box ATP-dependent RNA helicase 16 isoform X2 yields MAKEIELDEEQSFEDIGLDPRLIRALTKKGLQTPTPIQRVAIPLILEGKDVVARAKTGSGKTFAYLLPLLHKLFSGLDSGSGSNSSNVSGPTAFVLVPTRELSQQVYSEVMSLIELCRVQLKVAQLTSSMSNTELKQALSGPPDVLVSTPACVYKCLSGGLLQPKAIQESLSMLILDEADLLLSYGYEDDLRAFTAHVPRRCQCLLMSATSSDDVEKLKKLILHNPYILTLPEEDGGKDEIVPSSVDQYWISCEAQDKFLYIVALLKLDLVQKKVLLFTNTIDMGFRLKLFLEKFSIKAAVLNAELPQNSRLHIIEEFNAGLFDYLIAIDDGKTITKEQEAAGKDAEVKKSKKQRKQKLDAEFGVVRGIDFKNVYTVINFQMPPTAAGYIHRIGRTGRASNTGASVSLVSPDEMEVFEELKSTLAEHRSGEGDFIAPFPLLTKNAVESLRYRAEDQQRSVTGINVREARAQDIRNEILNSEKLTAHFRANNPRDLDLLKHDKILSKKEPPSHLRDVPEYLLDATTQEASKIVKLARAAMGNGKPSQYPSRKKRFKKNKDPLKAISTKGFKQRNKMRGKGSKKE; encoded by the exons ATGGCGAAAGAAATTGAACTAGACGAAGAACAAAGCTTCGAAGATATCGGTCTCGACCCTCGATTAATTCGCGCTCTTACAAAAAAAGGCCTTCAAACTCCTACTCCTATTCAACGCGTCGCTATCCCCCTTATTCTC GAAGGCAAGGATGTTGTTGCAAGAGCAAAGACAGGGTCAGGAAAGACTTTTGCTTATTTACTTCCGCTACTCCATAAGCTCTTTTCGGGTTTGGATTCGGGTTCGGGGTCGAATTCGAGTAATGTTTCGGGTCCGACTGCGTTTGTACTTGTTCCGACTAGGGAATTAAGTCAGCAG GTTTATTCGGAAGTTATGTCGCTTATAGAGTTGTGTAGAGTTCAGCTGAAAGTTGCTCAGCTTACTAGCTCCATGTCTAACACTGAGTTG AAACAGGCATTGTCGGGACCTCCTGATGTCTTGGTGTCAACCCCAGCTtgtgtatataaatgtttgtctGGGGGACTTCTTCAACCTAAAGCCATCCAAGAGTCGCTTTCCATGCTCATTCTCGATGag GCGGATCTTCTTTTATCATATGGCTATGAAGATGACCTCAGGGCATTTACGGCTCATGTCCCAAGGCGTTGCCAGTGCCTTCTGATGTCTGCTACATCCAG TGATGATGTTGAGAAGCTAAAGAAGCTTATTCTACACAATCCATATATTTTGACACTGCCAGAAGAGGACGGTGGCAAAGATGAGATTGTACCCAGCAGTGTGGATCAATATTGG ATATCTTGTGAAGCCCAAGATAAATTCCTCTACATTGTAGCTCTCTTGAAGTTGGATCTTGTTCAAAAAAAGGTGCTGCTATTTACGAATACAATTGACATGGGATTTAGGCTGAAGCTCTTTTTGGAAAAG TTTTCCATCAAGGCAGCTGTTCTGAATGCTGAGTTACCTCAAAATTCCCGTCTACATATCATCGAG GAGTTCAATGCTGGATTGTTTGATTACTTAATTGCAATCGATGATGGCAAAACAATTACCAAAGAGCAGGAAGCTGCTGGAAAAGATGCAGAGgtgaaaaaatccaaaaaacaacgGAAGCAAAAGTTGGATGCTGAATTTGGTGTAGTGAGAGGCATTGACTTCAAGAATGTGTACACA GTTATAAACTTTCAGATGCCGCCAACTGCTGCAGGATACATACATCGTATAGGACGCACAGGACGAGCATCTAACACAGGAGCATCAGTTTCTCTT GTCTCTCCAGATGAGATGGAAGTATTTGAAGAACTGAAATCTACATTAGCTGAGCACAGAAGCGGAGAAGGTGACTTCATTGCTCCTTTTCCTTTGCTCACAAAGAATGCGGTGGAGTCGTTAAGATATCGAGCAGAG GATCAGCAAAGGAGTGTGACAGGAATTAATGTACGCGAAGCACGGGCACAGGATATTCGGAACGAAATTCTCAATTCTGAAAA GTTGACAGCCCACTTTCGAGCTAATAATCCTAGAGACTTGG ATCTTTTGAAGCATGACAAAATTCTGAGCAAGAAGGAACCACCTTCGCACTTGCGTGATGTGCCCGAATATCTACTTGATGCAACCACTCAAGAGGCAAGCAAGATTGTGAAACTTGCTCGAGCAGCCATGGGAAATGGAAAGCCTAGTCAATATCCAAGCCGAAAGAAAAGATTTAAAAAAAACAAAGATCCTCTCAAAGCAATATCGACTAAG GGATTCAAACAACGTAACAAGATGAGAGGGAAAGGTAGCAAAAAGGAATGA
- the LOC141643576 gene encoding DEAD-box ATP-dependent RNA helicase 16 isoform X1, producing MAKDSSSPPLKRKREEIVLVEEQGFENTGLDPRLIRALMKKGLQNPTPIQRVAIPIILEGKDVLARAKTGSGKTFAYLLPLLHKLFSGSISSNFMGPTAFVVVPTTELCQQVYSELMSLVELCRVQLKVAKLTRNMPNTQLKQALSGPPDVLVATPSCVHKCLSAGFLQPKAIQDSLSMLIFDEADLLLSQGYEDDVRAIIAHVPRRCQCLLMSATSRYDDVEKLKKLILHNPYILTLPEEDGGKDEIIPNSVDQFWISCSAPDKFVYILALLKLDLVPKKVLLFTNTIDMGFRLKLFLEKFRIRAAVLNAELPQNSRLHIIEEFNAGLFDYLIAIDDGETYTKGQEAAGKDVPAAEVKNSKKQRKQKLDAEFGVVRGIDFKNVYTVINFEMPATAEGYIHRIGRTGRACNTGASVSLVSPEEMEAFKALKSTLAEHRSGEGDFIDPFPLPMHNVVEALRYRAESQGRSVTRTAIVEARKQDIRNEILNSEELTANLQANNPRDLDILKHDKDLSKKESASYLGAEPPEYILDATTQELIRNMKLDRRAALGNEKPSQYPSRKRRFRKNKDPLKAISTKGFKQRNRMRRKGSKKE from the exons ATGGCGAAAGATTCATCATCACCACCATTAAAACGTAAGAGAGAAGAAATTGTATTAGTCGAAGAACAAGGCTTCGAAAATACCGGTCTCGACCCTCGATTAATTCGCGCTCTTATGAAAAAAGGCCTTCAAAACCCTACTCCTATTCAACGCGTCGCTATTCCCATTATTCTC GAAGGCAAGGATGTACTTGCTAGAGCAAAGACAGGGTCAGGAAAGACTTTTGCTTATTTACTTCCATTACTCCATAAGCTGTTCTCCGGTTCGATTTCGAGTAATTTTATGGGTCCGACTGCTTTTGTAGTTGTTCCTACTACGGAATTATGTCAGCAG GTTTATTCGGAACTTATGTCGCTTGTAGAGTTGTGTAGAGTTCAATTGAAAGTTGCCAAGCTTACTCGCAACATGCCTAATACTCAGTTG AAACAAGCGTTGTCCGGGCCTCCTGATGTTCTGGTGGCAACTCCATCTTGTGTACATAAATGTTTGTCTGCAGGATTTCTGCAACCTAAAGCCATCCAAGACTCGCTTTCCATGCTCATTTTTGACgag GCAGATCTTCTTTTGTCACAAGGCTATGAAGATGATGTCAGGGCAATCATAGCTCATGTCCCGAGACGTTGCCAGTGCCTTCTGATGTCTGCTACTTCCAG ATATGATGATGTTGAGAAGCTAAAGAAGCTTATTCTACACAATCCTTATATTTTGACACTGCCAGAAGAGGACGGTGGCAAAGATGAGATCATACCAAACAGCGTGGATCAATTCTGG ATATCTTGCAGTGCCCCTGATAAATTTGTCTACATTTTAGCTCTCTTAAAGTTGGATCTAGTTCCTAAAAAGGTGCTGCTTTTTACAAATACAATTGACATGGGATTTAGGCTGAAGCTCTTTTTGGAAAAG TTTCGGATCAGGGCAGCTGTTCTGAATGCCGAGTTACCTCAAAATTCACGTCTACATATCATCGAG GAGTTCAATGCTGGATTGTTTGATTACCTAATTGCAATTGACGATGGCGAAACATATACCAAAGGGCAGGAAGCTGCTGGAAAAGATGTTCCAGCTGCCGAGGTGAAAAATTCCAAGAAACAACGGAAGCAAAAGTTGGATGCTGAATTTGGTGTAGTGAGAGGCATTGACTTCAAGAATGTTTACACA GTTATAAACTTTGAGATGCCTGCAACTGCTGAAGGATACATACATCGTATTGGACGCACAGGACGAGCATGTAATACAGGAGCATCAGTTTCTCTT GTCTCTCCAGAGGAGATGGAAGCTTTTAAAGCACTGAAATCTACATTAGCTGAGCACAGAAGCGGAGAAGGAGACTTCATTGATCCTTTTCCTTTGCCCATGCATAATGTGGTGGAGGCGTTAAGATATCGAGCAGAG AGTCAAGGAAGGAGTGTCACACGAACTGCTATAGTAGAAGCGCGTAAACAGGATATTCGGAATGAAATTCTCAACTCTGAAGA GTTGACTGCCAACCTTCAAGCTAATAATCCTCGAGACTTGG ATATTTTGAAGCATGACAAAGATCTAAGCAAGAAGGAATCGGCTTCATACTTGGGTGCTGAACCACCCGAATATATACTAGATGCAACCACACAAGAATTAATCAGGAACATGAAACTTGATCGACGAGCAGCCTTGGGAAATGAAAAACCAAGTCAGTATCCAAGCCGAAAGAGAAGATTTAGGAAAAACAAAGATCCTCTCAAGGCAATATCAACTAAG GGATTCAAACAACGTAACAGGATGAGAAGGAAAGGTAGCAAAAAGGAATGA